One window from the genome of Betaproteobacteria bacterium encodes:
- a CDS encoding phosphomannomutase/phosphoglucomutase — protein sequence MASPIAPEIFKAYDIRGIVDKTLTEEAAELIGRGLGTMGAKKRVKRFIVGRDGRLSGPRLVAALTRGLNAAGMDVTDIGVVATPMVYYATYELGTGSGVMVTGSHNPPEYNGLKMMVAGDTLASEAIQDLRKLVESGKFASGNGSADSKDMKAAYLDRITGDVKLGRLMRIAIDCGNGSPGAIAPALYRKLGCEVQELFCEVDGNFPNHHPDPSQPKNLQDLIRAVKEGHAEVGLAFDGDGDRLGVVTKNGKIIYPDRQLMLFAADVLQRNPGAQVIFDVKSTRNLFSWIRAHGGEPVLWKTGHSLIKAKLKETGAPLAGEMSGHIFFKERWYGFDDGLYAGARLLEILSRAPDVTQALEGLPDSISTPELQLALDKEGENHALIASLQKSARFEGATEVITIDGLRVEYPDGFGLMRASNTTPVVVLRFEADTDAALTRIQDDFRRVLAAARPGAKLPF from the coding sequence ATGGCCTCCCCCATCGCCCCCGAGATCTTCAAGGCCTACGACATCCGCGGCATCGTGGACAAGACCCTCACCGAGGAGGCGGCGGAACTCATCGGCCGCGGACTGGGCACGATGGGCGCGAAGAAGCGCGTCAAGCGCTTCATCGTCGGGCGCGATGGACGCCTGTCGGGGCCGCGCCTCGTCGCGGCGCTCACGCGCGGCCTCAATGCGGCGGGCATGGACGTGACCGACATCGGCGTGGTCGCAACGCCGATGGTCTATTACGCGACGTACGAGCTGGGCACCGGCAGCGGCGTCATGGTGACCGGCAGCCACAACCCGCCCGAATACAACGGCCTCAAGATGATGGTCGCGGGCGACACGCTCGCCTCCGAAGCCATCCAGGACCTGCGCAAGCTCGTCGAGAGCGGCAAGTTCGCCTCCGGCAACGGTTCGGCCGACTCTAAGGACATGAAGGCCGCCTATCTCGATCGAATCACGGGCGACGTGAAGCTCGGGCGCCTCATGCGCATCGCCATCGACTGCGGCAACGGCTCGCCGGGGGCGATAGCACCGGCGCTCTACCGCAAGCTCGGCTGCGAAGTGCAGGAGCTTTTCTGCGAAGTGGACGGCAACTTCCCCAACCACCACCCGGATCCATCGCAGCCCAAGAACCTGCAGGACCTCATCCGCGCCGTGAAGGAGGGCCACGCGGAGGTGGGCCTCGCGTTCGACGGCGACGGCGACCGGCTCGGGGTGGTCACGAAGAACGGCAAGATCATCTACCCCGACCGCCAGCTCATGCTCTTCGCCGCCGACGTGCTGCAGCGCAACCCCGGCGCGCAGGTCATCTTCGATGTGAAGAGCACGCGCAATCTTTTCTCCTGGATCCGCGCCCACGGCGGCGAGCCGGTGCTGTGGAAGACCGGGCACTCGCTCATCAAGGCGAAGTTGAAGGAGACCGGGGCGCCGCTCGCCGGCGAGATGAGCGGCCACATCTTCTTCAAGGAGCGCTGGTACGGCTTCGACGACGGCCTTTATGCCGGCGCCCGCCTGCTCGAGATCCTCTCGCGCGCGCCCGACGTGACGCAGGCGCTCGAGGGACTTCCCGATTCCATCTCGACGCCGGAGCTGCAGCTCGCGCTCGACAAGGAAGGCGAGAACCACGCCCTCATCGCGTCGCTGCAGAAGTCCGCCCGCTTCGAGGGCGCCACCGAAGTCATCACCATCGACGGCCTGCGCGTCGAATATCCCGACGGATTCGGCCTCATGCGCGCCTCCAACACCACGCCCGTCGTCGTGCTGCGCTTCGAGGCCGACACGGACGCGGCCCTCACCCGCATCCAGGACGATTTTCGCCGCGTGCTCGCCGCAGCGCGGCCCGGTGCCAAGCTGCCGTTCTAG
- a CDS encoding cyclic nucleotide-binding domain-containing protein, translated as MDPRLKELVGKSVLAKELSDGDVAVVAGLVRLHRLEDGQVITPEGEPDSHMHVIVNGALAVSRPGPDGTWENLHVMTAGDLVGELSFLDGTPRYAALRAVGQTEIFSLDRADIESLVEKHPWIAYRIMRAIVRFTHGLQRRLSMQSAELMHYLYKNQAKY; from the coding sequence ATGGATCCGCGCCTGAAGGAACTGGTCGGCAAGTCCGTACTCGCCAAGGAACTCTCGGACGGCGACGTTGCGGTCGTGGCCGGCCTCGTCCGCCTGCACCGGCTGGAGGACGGCCAGGTCATCACGCCCGAAGGCGAACCCGACAGCCACATGCACGTGATCGTGAACGGGGCGCTGGCGGTTTCGCGGCCCGGGCCGGACGGCACTTGGGAGAACCTGCACGTGATGACCGCGGGCGACCTCGTGGGCGAGCTCTCCTTCCTCGACGGCACGCCGCGCTACGCGGCGCTGCGGGCCGTGGGCCAGACGGAGATCTTCAGCCTCGACCGCGCCGACATCGAGAGCCTCGTGGAGAAGCACCCGTGGATCGCCTACCGCATCATGCGCGCGATCGTCCGCTTCACGCACGGCCTGCAGCGCCGCCTGAGCATGCAGTCGGCCGAGCTCATGCACTACCTGTACAAGAACCAGGCCAAGTACTGA
- a CDS encoding Na(+)-translocating NADH-quinone reductase subunit A: protein MHTIKRGLDLPIAGSPIQSIGDGPAMSRVALLGADYVGLKPTLLVQPGDKVLRGQPLLEDKKTPGVRYTAPAAGHVFAVLRGEKRAFRSLVIEVSPEDGPDAQVAFANWNGAPPVQGDGAALRALLVESGLWTAFRVRPFSRVPAPEAIPEAIFVTAMDTRPLAPRVDVALAGREEDFAAGILALRELTPGPVYVCREPGSALRVPRAERIEIEEFSGPHPAGNAGTHIHFLHPVGHGRSVWHVGSQDAAAIGHLLATGKLDVARVVSLAGPGVLRPRLLRTRLGASMAELTSGELAPGEQRIVSGSVLDGRAATDEAEAFLGRYQQQVSVLPEGRDRELFGWIAPGRDKFSVAGVVLGAFARARKRVFTTTTNGSHRAMVPIGTHEAVMPLDILPTFLLRALLMGDAERAEALGALELDEEDLALCTYADPGKNDYAPMLRDVLHRLEREA from the coding sequence ATGCACACGATCAAGCGCGGGTTGGACCTGCCCATAGCCGGAAGCCCGATCCAGTCGATCGGTGACGGGCCGGCCATGTCCCGCGTGGCCCTGCTGGGGGCCGACTACGTGGGCCTCAAGCCCACGCTTCTCGTGCAGCCCGGCGACAAGGTGCTGCGCGGGCAACCGCTCCTCGAGGACAAGAAAACTCCCGGAGTGCGCTACACCGCACCCGCAGCGGGCCACGTGTTCGCGGTCCTTCGCGGCGAGAAGCGCGCTTTCCGTTCCCTGGTGATCGAGGTTTCCCCCGAGGACGGCCCCGATGCCCAGGTGGCGTTCGCAAACTGGAATGGCGCGCCGCCCGTCCAAGGCGATGGCGCCGCGCTTCGCGCGCTCCTCGTGGAATCGGGCCTGTGGACCGCGTTTCGCGTCCGGCCCTTCAGCCGCGTACCGGCACCCGAGGCGATCCCCGAGGCGATCTTCGTGACCGCCATGGATACGCGCCCGCTCGCGCCCAGGGTCGATGTCGCGCTGGCCGGCCGGGAAGAGGACTTCGCTGCCGGCATCCTCGCGCTGCGCGAGCTCACGCCCGGGCCGGTGTACGTCTGCCGCGAACCGGGGTCGGCGCTTCGCGTGCCGCGCGCCGAGCGCATTGAAATCGAGGAATTCTCGGGCCCGCACCCCGCGGGCAACGCCGGGACGCACATCCACTTCCTGCATCCCGTCGGGCACGGCCGAAGCGTCTGGCACGTGGGCAGCCAGGACGCGGCGGCCATCGGACACCTTCTCGCCACGGGCAAGCTCGACGTTGCGCGCGTCGTATCGCTCGCAGGTCCCGGCGTCCTGCGACCGCGCCTCCTGCGAACGCGTCTGGGCGCGTCGATGGCGGAACTCACGTCCGGCGAGCTGGCTCCGGGCGAGCAGCGCATCGTCTCCGGCTCGGTGCTGGACGGGCGCGCGGCCACGGACGAAGCCGAGGCCTTTCTCGGCCGCTACCAGCAGCAGGTGAGCGTGCTGCCTGAAGGGCGCGATCGCGAGCTCTTCGGATGGATCGCGCCGGGCCGCGACAAGTTCTCCGTCGCAGGCGTGGTGCTGGGCGCCTTCGCGCGGGCGCGCAAGCGCGTCTTCACGACCACCACGAACGGCAGCCACCGCGCCATGGTGCCCATCGGCACCCACGAGGCGGTGATGCCCCTGGACATCCTGCCCACGTTCCTGCTGCGCGCGCTCCTCATGGGCGACGCCGAGCGGGCCGAGGCGCTGGGCGCCCTGGAGCTCGACGAGGAGGACCTCGCCCTGTGCACCTACGCCGACCCGGGGAAGAACGACTACGCGCCGATGCTTCGCGACGTGCTCCACCGGCTCGAGAGGGAAGCCTGA
- a CDS encoding Na(+)-translocating NADH-quinone reductase subunit C, whose translation MARLDSPRYTILFAAAVCVVCALMVSVAAVSLQPRQKANARLYMEKNVLLAAGLLKPGQEVTIKDVEKFFEKDVRARLVELSTGDLLPEGRMDARAYDQRGARNEPGQSRAAPANTAGVGRLPRYGVAYFVMKGDRAEQVVIAIEGLGMWGTVYGFLSLDRDTLAVRGLTYYDQKETPGLGGEIGNPAWQALWVGRHVYDEKGVPRITVVKGQAGPPDKDPLHVDGLSGATITSKAITRLTQFWLSDDGYGKFLRRFKETG comes from the coding sequence ATGGCAAGGCTTGACTCCCCCCGCTACACGATCCTCTTCGCCGCGGCGGTGTGCGTGGTGTGCGCCCTCATGGTATCGGTGGCCGCCGTGTCGCTGCAGCCCCGGCAGAAGGCCAATGCGCGGCTCTACATGGAGAAGAACGTGCTCCTCGCCGCCGGCCTGCTGAAGCCCGGCCAGGAAGTGACGATCAAGGATGTCGAGAAGTTCTTCGAGAAGGACGTCCGGGCGCGCCTGGTGGAGCTCTCCACCGGGGACCTCCTGCCGGAAGGCAGAATGGACGCCCGCGCCTACGACCAGCGCGGCGCGCGCAACGAGCCCGGCCAAAGCCGCGCCGCGCCGGCGAACACCGCGGGCGTCGGGCGCCTGCCCCGGTACGGCGTGGCCTACTTCGTGATGAAGGGCGACCGGGCGGAGCAGGTGGTGATCGCCATCGAGGGCCTGGGGATGTGGGGGACGGTCTATGGGTTCCTGTCGCTCGACCGCGACACCCTCGCCGTGCGCGGCCTCACCTATTACGACCAGAAGGAAACGCCGGGCCTGGGAGGGGAGATCGGCAATCCCGCCTGGCAGGCCCTGTGGGTCGGCAGGCACGTCTATGACGAGAAGGGCGTGCCGCGCATCACGGTGGTCAAGGGGCAGGCGGGACCGCCGGACAAGGACCCGCTGCACGTAGACGGGCTGTCGGGCGCGACCATCACCAGCAAGGCCATCACGCGCCTCACGCAGTTCTGGCTTTCCGACGACGGCTACGGAAAGTTCCTCAGGCGATTCAAGGAAACGGGCTGA
- the nqrE gene encoding NADH:ubiquinone reductase (Na(+)-transporting) subunit E, protein MEHYLNIAIRSIFLENMALAFFLGMCSFLACSKKVQTAMGLGAAVIFVQVLTVPLNNLILVHLLKEGALGWISPALAKADLTFLAFILFIGTVAAAVQVVEMMVEKFAPALYSTLGVFLPLIAVNCVILAGSLFMQERDYGFTESVVYGIGSGLGWAIAIVAMAAVREKLAYSNPPAGLRGIGITFVVAGLMSVAFMMFSGIQL, encoded by the coding sequence ATGGAACACTACCTCAACATCGCGATCCGCTCGATCTTCCTCGAGAACATGGCCCTCGCCTTCTTCCTGGGCATGTGCTCGTTCCTGGCCTGCTCGAAGAAGGTGCAGACCGCGATGGGGCTTGGCGCCGCCGTGATCTTCGTGCAGGTGCTCACCGTGCCGCTCAACAACCTGATCCTGGTCCATCTGCTGAAGGAAGGGGCGCTGGGCTGGATCTCACCCGCGCTCGCCAAGGCCGACCTTACCTTCCTCGCCTTCATCCTCTTCATCGGCACGGTGGCCGCCGCCGTCCAGGTGGTGGAAATGATGGTCGAGAAGTTCGCGCCCGCCCTCTATTCCACGCTCGGCGTGTTCCTTCCGCTCATCGCCGTGAACTGCGTGATCCTCGCCGGCTCCCTCTTCATGCAGGAGCGCGACTACGGCTTCACAGAGAGCGTCGTGTACGGGATCGGGTCGGGGCTCGGCTGGGCGATCGCGATCGTCGCCATGGCGGCGGTGCGCGAGAAGCTCGCCTACTCGAATCCGCCGGCGGGCCTGCGCGGGATCGGCATCACCTTCGTGGTCGCGGGCCTCATGTCCGTTGCCTTCATGATGTTCTCCGGAATCCAGCTCTGA
- a CDS encoding CBS domain-containing protein has protein sequence MTIVTVMDALRDRGMDKLHSIPASASVAEAVEMMAGNEIGAVVVSTEDALVGGIFTERDVMMRLVRAGLDPKRTPLSMVMTRDVHFVSPGTTLEAALALMYVHRHRHLLVIEGPHVHGLVSMRDLAYHLIRHGEGRFEAAVRLAGGPGT, from the coding sequence ATGACGATAGTCACCGTAATGGACGCCCTGCGCGACAGGGGCATGGACAAGCTGCACTCGATCCCCGCCTCCGCCAGCGTGGCCGAAGCCGTGGAGATGATGGCCGGGAACGAGATCGGTGCCGTGGTGGTGAGCACCGAGGACGCACTCGTCGGCGGCATCTTCACCGAGCGCGACGTGATGATGCGGCTCGTGCGCGCCGGCCTCGACCCGAAGCGCACGCCCCTGTCGATGGTGATGACGCGCGACGTGCATTTCGTCTCGCCGGGCACCACGCTCGAGGCGGCGCTCGCCCTCATGTACGTGCACCGCCACCGGCACCTGCTCGTGATCGAGGGCCCTCACGTGCACGGGCTTGTCTCGATGCGTGACCTCGCCTACCACCTGATCCGCCACGGGGAGGGCCGCTTCGAGGCGGCCGTTCGCCTCGCCGGCGGGCCGGGCACCTGA
- a CDS encoding FAD:protein FMN transferase, translating into MDTLLSPRRRAIIKALGATAFLAGCGEIPGGLARRPLAAFQGPAMGTVWNAKLAGPLAEGLAKRASTAVAAALEGVVARMSTYVDTSELARFNALASGKALAVSRETLEVFSIARDVSKATGGAFDVTVAPAVDAWGFGPAKAHRIPPGAELAEMASRIDWRAIAIDRDAGTLAKTRDGVRADLSGVAKGYGVDLAARALDAMGATDYMVEAGGEVRVAGRNAEGEPWHIGIERPDAAGQQALLVVPLDGLSMATSGDYRIYFEQGGRRYSHEIDPATREPVRGRLASVTVVGKDCAWADAMATALFVMGAGRGLAFATEHAIAACFIERGDNGTLADRQTPAFARLGARHAKA; encoded by the coding sequence ATGGACACCCTCCTCTCCCCCCGCCGCCGCGCGATCATCAAGGCGCTCGGCGCCACCGCGTTCCTCGCCGGTTGCGGCGAGATCCCCGGCGGGCTGGCCCGGCGGCCGCTCGCGGCCTTCCAGGGCCCTGCGATGGGCACCGTGTGGAACGCGAAGCTCGCGGGCCCGCTGGCCGAGGGGCTCGCGAAGCGCGCTTCGACCGCCGTCGCCGCTGCGCTCGAAGGAGTCGTCGCGCGCATGTCCACCTATGTCGATACCTCGGAGCTTGCGCGCTTCAACGCGCTGGCATCCGGCAAGGCGCTCGCCGTCTCCCGCGAAACGCTGGAAGTCTTCTCGATTGCGCGTGACGTCAGCAAGGCCACCGGTGGCGCCTTCGACGTGACCGTGGCGCCGGCGGTCGATGCCTGGGGCTTCGGGCCTGCCAAGGCACATCGCATCCCGCCGGGGGCGGAGCTGGCCGAGATGGCCTCGCGCATCGACTGGCGCGCCATTGCCATCGACCGCGACGCGGGCACGCTCGCCAAGACGCGCGACGGCGTTCGCGCCGATCTCTCGGGCGTCGCCAAGGGTTACGGCGTCGATCTCGCGGCCCGCGCGCTGGACGCAATGGGTGCGACCGATTACATGGTGGAAGCCGGAGGCGAAGTGCGGGTGGCCGGCCGCAACGCGGAAGGCGAGCCGTGGCACATCGGCATCGAGCGTCCCGACGCTGCCGGGCAGCAGGCGTTGCTCGTGGTGCCGCTCGACGGGCTCTCCATGGCCACTTCCGGCGACTACCGCATCTACTTCGAGCAGGGCGGGCGCCGCTACTCCCACGAGATCGATCCGGCCACGCGCGAGCCCGTGCGCGGGCGACTCGCCTCCGTCACCGTGGTGGGGAAGGACTGCGCGTGGGCGGACGCCATGGCCACCGCCCTCTTCGTGATGGGCGCCGGGCGCGGACTGGCCTTCGCCACGGAACACGCGATCGCCGCGTGCTTCATCGAGCGCGGCGACAACGGCACGCTCGCTGACCGGCAGACGCCCGCCTTCGCGAGGCTGGGCGCCCGGCACGCCAAGGCCTGA
- a CDS encoding polyhydroxyalkanoate depolymerase: MLYQLYDWQRAAMEPWQVLARMANDFYGHPASLLSRLPGSRNVAAAFDLMGRLTQRYERPEFGIGTVRVCGRDCAVAEVFEVAKPFCRLLHFVKQGAPPQPRVIVFAPLSGHFATLLRDTVRTLLPDHDVWITDWIDAKEVPLSAGPFHFDDYVDYVREFLRFVGPTAHSISVCQPTVPVLAGVSLMAAAGEALPRSLTLMGGPLDTRSSPTAVNDFAQHRPMSWFESKVVQRVPLRYPGFMRRVYPGFLQFAGFVSMNPDRHFGSHVQYYHHLIQGDGSSAQSHRRFYDEYNAVMDLPAEYYLETVERVFHKHLLPRGLLEVRGERVRPQAIKRTALFTIEGEIDDISGPGQTRAAHGMCKAVSAKARQHFLAPGVGHYGIFSGRKYREMIYPKIRDFIARHDKQGQP; encoded by the coding sequence GTGCTCTACCAGTTATACGATTGGCAGCGCGCGGCGATGGAGCCGTGGCAAGTCCTGGCCCGGATGGCCAACGATTTCTACGGCCACCCCGCAAGCCTGCTGTCGCGCCTGCCCGGAAGCCGCAACGTCGCGGCCGCGTTCGACCTCATGGGCCGCCTCACGCAGCGCTACGAGCGCCCCGAGTTCGGGATCGGCACGGTGCGCGTCTGCGGGCGCGACTGCGCCGTCGCCGAGGTGTTCGAGGTGGCGAAGCCCTTCTGCCGCCTGCTGCATTTCGTGAAGCAGGGAGCGCCGCCGCAGCCCCGGGTGATCGTGTTCGCGCCGCTCTCGGGGCATTTCGCCACGCTGCTGCGCGATACGGTGAGGACGCTCCTTCCCGACCACGACGTGTGGATCACCGACTGGATCGACGCGAAGGAAGTGCCGCTTTCCGCCGGACCGTTCCACTTCGACGACTACGTGGACTACGTTCGCGAGTTCCTGCGCTTCGTGGGCCCGACGGCGCACTCGATCTCGGTTTGCCAGCCGACGGTGCCGGTGCTTGCCGGCGTGTCGCTCATGGCGGCGGCGGGCGAGGCGCTGCCCCGGTCGCTCACGCTGATGGGCGGGCCGCTGGACACGCGCTCGAGCCCCACCGCGGTCAACGATTTCGCGCAGCACCGGCCGATGTCGTGGTTCGAGTCGAAGGTGGTGCAGCGCGTGCCGCTGCGCTACCCGGGCTTCATGCGCCGCGTCTATCCCGGGTTCCTGCAGTTCGCCGGCTTCGTGTCGATGAACCCGGACCGGCACTTCGGCTCCCACGTGCAGTATTACCACCACCTGATCCAGGGCGACGGCAGCAGCGCGCAATCGCACCGGCGCTTCTACGACGAGTACAACGCCGTGATGGACCTGCCGGCCGAGTATTACCTGGAGACAGTCGAGCGCGTCTTCCACAAGCACCTGCTGCCGCGCGGCCTGCTCGAGGTGCGCGGCGAGCGCGTCCGGCCCCAGGCCATCAAGCGCACCGCGCTCTTCACCATCGAGGGGGAGATCGACGACATCTCCGGGCCCGGGCAGACGCGGGCGGCGCACGGGATGTGCAAGGCCGTTTCCGCGAAGGCGAGGCAGCACTTCCTCGCCCCCGGCGTCGGCCACTACGGCATCTTCTCCGGGCGCAAGTACCGCGAAATGATCTACCCGAAGATCCGCGACTTCATCGCCCGTCACGACAAGCAGGGACAGCCATGA
- the pip gene encoding prolyl aminopeptidase: MPPEANRRNGESLPLFPAVDSHSGGYLQRDGEHRLYWEESGNPQGVPVVFLHGGPGAGAGPVHRQFFDPAHYRIVIFDQRGAGRSTPLGSLEANTTPDLVADIERLRESLGIEQWMVFGGSWGSTLAIAYAEHHPARCLALVLRGIFLGRPAEIDWFLNGIRNVFPEPWREFAAFIPEAERGDLLGAYHRRLTDPDPAIHLPAARRWSVYEGSCSTLLPNPALVADFASDRVALGLARIEAHYFVNRLFLPDDFLLANIDRIRHIPAVIVQGRYDVVCPAVTADDLHRAWPEAEYQIVSDAGHSAFEPGIRSRLVAAMERFKTIGELRGPKTLDTDEHG, from the coding sequence ATGCCCCCCGAAGCCAACCGCAGGAACGGCGAGTCCCTGCCACTTTTCCCGGCCGTCGACTCGCACAGCGGAGGCTACCTGCAACGGGATGGCGAGCACCGCCTGTACTGGGAGGAGAGCGGCAATCCCCAGGGCGTGCCGGTCGTCTTCCTGCACGGTGGACCCGGGGCGGGCGCGGGCCCGGTGCACCGCCAGTTCTTCGACCCGGCCCACTACCGCATCGTGATCTTCGACCAGCGCGGCGCCGGCCGCTCCACGCCGCTGGGCAGCCTCGAGGCCAACACGACGCCGGACCTGGTTGCCGACATCGAGCGGCTGCGCGAAAGCCTGGGAATCGAACAATGGATGGTCTTCGGCGGCTCGTGGGGATCGACGCTCGCGATTGCCTACGCGGAGCACCATCCGGCCAGATGCCTCGCGCTCGTGCTGCGCGGCATCTTCCTCGGCCGGCCCGCGGAGATCGACTGGTTCCTGAACGGAATCCGCAACGTCTTTCCCGAGCCCTGGCGCGAGTTCGCCGCGTTCATCCCCGAAGCGGAGCGCGGCGACCTGCTTGGTGCCTACCACCGGCGCCTCACCGACCCCGACCCCGCGATACACCTGCCGGCCGCACGGCGCTGGAGCGTGTACGAGGGTTCGTGCTCGACGCTCCTGCCCAACCCGGCGCTGGTGGCCGACTTCGCCTCCGACCGCGTGGCGCTTGGGCTCGCGCGCATCGAGGCGCACTACTTCGTCAACCGCCTCTTTCTGCCCGACGATTTCCTGCTCGCGAACATAGATCGCATCCGCCACATTCCCGCGGTGATCGTGCAGGGGCGCTACGACGTTGTGTGCCCCGCGGTCACCGCCGACGACCTGCATCGCGCCTGGCCGGAGGCGGAGTACCAGATCGTTTCCGATGCGGGACATTCCGCGTTCGAACCCGGCATACGCTCGCGGCTCGTTGCGGCGATGGAGCGGTTCAAGACGATTGGGGAGTTACGCGGCCCAAAGACTTTGGACACGGATGAACACGGATGA